The Macrobrachium rosenbergii isolate ZJJX-2024 chromosome 46, ASM4041242v1, whole genome shotgun sequence genome has a window encoding:
- the LOC136830120 gene encoding trichohyalin-like yields the protein MVFCGLQHWFDFGIAGDSPIINIPYKAVLFLGTLFTLGDTQEETTTTSYRNEEKTEAAAASSSSRKSQADQRPDGCTSSMRDFYTRKFRQIDAYHEQEMQMAKKRRPPPQGMLRDMRELHHIFDVIYRLGKEAGENSASKRKRQDGTEGPLKERSQNERTVRRLEKKVRDLADENEIKKRELEGKILHFMAEQNLLLMKNELLEKERKADCNKITCLENSLADHKRWLQALTIAMQERDRDFRTLEEEINKLKEEKLRLEEDVKRKSDSKTKLDDEQNSKKFGDGDTQPENTKRSTKKEESDEEEEAEIIMVKRGNRIRFWKKVKNKKFKEEAQHDPAQEGLDREELMEDTDEMLKEVIRKTFRERQALGAFGKEAMRSLNRKREERERRELERMLQRRNEGERIRREIRRAFRKEVLRTLRRECEERTRGEEAGRIAEEARIQRELIRTLITLAEEEWRAQVEWRQIELETMRRLDKELRKADRKWRREARKARKEEKKRRKRQRKAEVWKGRRKVKREDPRRKSRHSAGTRRTCGGSKSGYNLAYEYILKRPTGRR from the coding sequence ATGGTGTTCTGTGGACTACaacactggtttgatttcgggaTTGCAGGAGACAGTCCCATCATAAATATTCCTTATAAAGCGGTTCTGTTCTTAGGAACATTGTTTACCCTGGGAGATACTCAAGAGGAGACGACGACGACTTCTTACAGGAATGAGGAGaagacagaagcagcagcagcctcTTCCTCCTCACGGAAATCTCAAGCGGACCAAAGACCTGACGGCTGTACCTCATCCATGAGGGATTTCTACACAAGGAAATTCCGGCAAATAGATGCTTATCATGAGCAAGAAATGCAGATGGCAAAAAAACGGCGTCCTCCTCCGCAGGGGATGTTGAGGGATATGCGCGAACTCCACCACATTTTTGACGTCATTTACAGGCTCGGGAAGGAAGCAGGGGAAAATAGTGCATCAAAAAGGAAACGGCAGGACGGCACTGAAGGGCCTCTAAAGGAAAGATCGCAAAATGAAAGGACGGTCAGAAGGCTGGAGAAGAAAGTACGTGATTTAGCTgacgaaaatgaaattaagaaaagagAACTGGAAGGGAAAATACTCCATTTCATGGCAGAACAGAATCTTCTCCTGATGAAGAATGAATTGCTCGAGAAGGAGAGAAAAGCAGACTGCAACAAAATAACCTGTTTGGAAAACAGTCTGGCAGATCACAAGCGGTGGTTACAGGCCCTGACCATTGCTATGCAAGAGAGGGACAGAGACTTCAGGACATTGGAAGAGGAAATCAACAagctgaaggaagaaaaactaAGGCTCGAAGAAGATGTGAAGCGGAAAAGCGATTCAAAGACAAAACTAGACGATGAACAAAATTCGAAAAAATTTGGCGATGGTGATACTCAGCCAGAAAACACTAAGAGAAGTACGAAAAAAGAAGAgtcagacgaagaagaagaagcagagattATAATGGTAAAGAGGGGGAACAGAATACGGTTTTGGAAgaaggtgaaaaacaaaaagtttaaagAGGAGGCTCAACACGACCCTGCACAGGAAGGACTTGATCGGGAAGAACTTATGGAGGATACAGATGAGATGCTCAAGGAGGTGATAAGGAAGACATTTAGGGAGAGGCAGGCTCTGGGAGCCTTTGGAAAGGAGGCAATGAGATCCCTAAATCGGaagcgagaggagagagagcggaGAGAACTCGAGAGGATGcttcaaagaagaaatgaaggagagaggATACGACGGGAGATAAGGAGGGCCTTCCGAAAGGAGGTATTGAGAACTCTAAGACGGGAGTGTGAGGAGAGAACGCGGGGAGAGGAGGCTGGAAGAATTGCTGAAGAAGCGAGGATACAACGAGAACTGATCAGGACTCTAATAACATTAGCTGAGGAGGAATGGAGGGCTCAGGTAGAATGGAGACAAATAGAACTCGAGACTATGAGGCGGTTGGATAAGGAGTTAAGGAAGGCTGATCGAAAGTGGAGAAGGGAGGCACGAAAAGCTcgcaaggaggaaaagaagaggagaaagcgCCAAAGGAAGGCTGAAGTGTGGAAAGGCAGGAGAAAGGTCAAAAGAGAAGATCCACGGAGGAAATCCAGACACTCCGCTGGGACGAGAAGGACCTGTGGAGGGAGCAAGAGTGGTTACAATTTGGCTTACGAGTACATCCTGAAGAGACCTACTGGCAGAAGATAA